In Pedobacter sp. W3I1, one DNA window encodes the following:
- a CDS encoding family 43 glycosylhydrolase, with product MNKFIITILLIQFSICATAQYQVTQTANVPGFYSNPIFAGDYPDPSILRDGDNYYMVHSSFEYYPGLLIWHSKDLINWKPVTHALHKKVGSVYAPDLVKYKNKFYIYFPANGTNYVVTADSIDGQWSDPVDLKIGNIDPGHITDKEGKRYLFFSDGGFVPLSDDGLSITGDQKSSYKGWPIPRDWSIECFCLEGPKLIKRGEYYYITVAEGGTAGPITGHMVVSARSKSLSGPWENSPYNPIVRTTEKSERWRSKGHATIIDDVKGNWWMVFHAYEKDYYNKGRQTMLLPIEWTKDGWYKVAAGVSDSKPIKKPDLAPSKTNFNLNDNFAGHKLKSQWQFFEELDTNRFKLANNSLSVKAKGNTIGNSSPLLCIPEDHSYTVDVEVLIEGKATAGLALFYNNTASSGILANNEDIIADLRGWRALAEKNVVNNHVFLRLKNVENTVDLYYSKDGVKWNKIENSFEVSGMHHNVLSGFLSLRIGLCSIGDGKITFKNFKYTPIK from the coding sequence ATGAATAAATTTATAATCACAATCTTATTAATCCAGTTTAGCATTTGTGCAACAGCGCAATATCAGGTAACGCAAACGGCAAATGTCCCTGGATTTTATAGCAATCCTATTTTTGCCGGAGACTACCCAGATCCGAGTATATTACGTGATGGGGATAATTATTACATGGTTCATTCCTCTTTCGAATATTATCCAGGTTTATTGATCTGGCATTCAAAAGATCTGATCAACTGGAAACCGGTAACCCACGCCCTGCACAAAAAAGTAGGCTCGGTGTATGCACCTGATCTGGTGAAGTACAAAAACAAGTTTTATATCTATTTCCCAGCAAATGGTACCAATTATGTGGTCACTGCAGATTCAATTGATGGTCAATGGAGTGATCCGGTTGATTTGAAAATCGGCAACATCGACCCGGGTCATATTACGGATAAAGAAGGCAAAAGATATTTATTCTTCAGCGACGGAGGATTTGTGCCTTTATCTGATGATGGTCTTTCAATAACAGGAGATCAAAAGAGTTCGTATAAAGGCTGGCCAATACCAAGAGACTGGTCTATTGAGTGTTTTTGTCTGGAAGGCCCTAAATTGATAAAGAGGGGAGAATACTATTATATTACTGTGGCCGAAGGCGGAACAGCAGGCCCCATAACCGGCCACATGGTCGTATCCGCTCGATCAAAATCACTGTCGGGGCCATGGGAAAATTCTCCTTATAATCCGATTGTAAGAACAACAGAAAAATCTGAAAGATGGAGATCAAAAGGGCATGCTACCATTATTGATGATGTGAAAGGAAACTGGTGGATGGTGTTCCACGCTTACGAAAAAGATTATTACAACAAAGGCCGCCAAACGATGCTGTTGCCTATAGAATGGACAAAAGACGGCTGGTACAAAGTTGCGGCAGGCGTATCAGACAGTAAACCGATCAAAAAGCCAGATTTGGCCCCTTCTAAAACCAATTTCAACCTGAACGATAATTTTGCGGGTCATAAATTAAAATCTCAATGGCAATTCTTCGAAGAACTGGATACTAACAGGTTTAAATTGGCCAATAACAGCTTGTCTGTTAAAGCAAAAGGAAATACTATTGGCAATAGTTCTCCCTTGCTGTGCATTCCGGAAGACCATTCCTATACTGTTGATGTGGAGGTATTAATAGAAGGAAAAGCAACGGCCGGCTTGGCTCTTTTTTACAATAACACTGCATCGTCCGGTATATTGGCCAACAATGAGGATATAATTGCCGATTTGCGTGGCTGGCGAGCCCTGGCTGAAAAAAATGTAGTTAACAACCATGTATTCCTCCGCCTCAAAAATGTAGAAAACACAGTAGATCTGTATTACAGTAAAGATGGCGTGAAATGGAACAAAATCGAAAATTCTTTTGAAGTATCTGGCATGCACCACAATGTACTTAGCGGATTTTTGAGTTTACGGATCGGCCTTTGTTCTATAGGAGATGGAAAAATAACTTTTAAGAATTTTAAATATACCCCAATAAAATAG
- a CDS encoding glycoside hydrolase family 2 TIM barrel-domain containing protein, translating to MKQIFGTPMSNRSLYRNNFSKSNAHNNITLYLGILTTLFLLLLNCTLGNAQSKGNNERKQLFDYNWKFLQGDEALAKTRDFNDKDWRGLDLPHDWSIEGKINPKNPTGGAGGYFPAGIAWYRKTLNAPLEWKGKEISIYFEGVYMNAEVFINGKSLGIRPYGYSSFNYDLSPYLDFDKENVIAVRVDNSQQINSRWYSGSGIYRHVWINVTDPVHVAHWGLNISTPVVSSKKAIILLKTKIKNGTATAQQVLVETLLWNKSAKSAGKALVKVELPANSEKEITQTIQVSNPKLWTPETPHLYQAQIQVLKAGKVLDDATTYFGIRSIKFTAENGFQLNGKTVKINGGCVHHDNGCLGAAAFDRAEQRKVELLKAGGFNAVRTSHNPPSEAFLDACDKLGLLVMDESFDCWKIGKNNNDYAKRFNKWWQRDLEAMVLRDRNHPSVFMWSIGNEIPERADPEAVKTAQMLSDALKKIDNTRPVTSAIVNNGKNWNVFDPLMAVHDVAGYNYNLHSAPDDHKRVPSRIIVQTESYPRDAFANWKLVQENNYVIGDFVWTAMDYLGESGIGRWYYSGDVPGEHWENSFFPNHGAYCGDIDLIGWRKPISHYRSMLYNNNEKLYMAVREPAPEPLEIKETLWSVWPTWESWNWPGFEGKTVKVEVYSKYQKVRLYLNDKLIGEQATTLTQQFKATFQVPYAPGLLKAVGVENDKETGVAILQTAGDPAKINLRADRIEILANGQDLSYITIEITDKNGTLTPNAVNRLHFNIEGLGVIAGVDNADLKDYEQYVGNSRKAWHGRALVVIRSGRREGDIKLTVTSAGLPAETLIIKTAVKDLSHNN from the coding sequence ATGAAGCAAATATTTGGTACACCAATGAGTAACAGGAGCTTGTACAGGAACAATTTTAGTAAAAGCAACGCCCATAACAACATCACGTTATATCTTGGTATTTTAACCACGCTTTTTTTGCTTCTACTAAACTGTACTTTGGGAAATGCGCAAAGTAAGGGTAATAATGAGCGAAAACAGTTATTCGATTATAACTGGAAATTTTTGCAGGGCGATGAGGCTTTAGCTAAAACAAGAGATTTTAACGATAAGGATTGGCGTGGCCTGGATTTGCCGCACGATTGGAGCATTGAAGGTAAAATAAATCCGAAAAACCCTACCGGAGGTGCTGGAGGTTACTTTCCTGCAGGCATAGCCTGGTATAGAAAAACCCTTAATGCCCCGCTTGAATGGAAGGGTAAGGAGATTTCTATTTATTTTGAGGGGGTATATATGAACGCTGAAGTGTTTATTAACGGAAAATCCCTTGGAATCAGGCCTTATGGTTATTCTTCTTTCAATTATGACCTTTCGCCTTATCTCGATTTTGATAAAGAAAATGTAATCGCTGTACGTGTAGATAATTCCCAGCAAATAAATTCCAGGTGGTACAGCGGCTCTGGCATTTACCGCCATGTTTGGATCAATGTTACCGATCCGGTTCATGTTGCACATTGGGGACTGAACATTTCAACTCCGGTGGTGTCTTCAAAAAAGGCAATAATACTGCTTAAAACTAAGATCAAAAACGGAACAGCAACTGCCCAGCAGGTTTTGGTTGAAACTCTTCTTTGGAATAAAAGTGCTAAAAGTGCAGGAAAGGCTCTTGTAAAGGTTGAGCTTCCTGCCAACAGTGAAAAGGAAATCACCCAAACCATACAGGTGTCAAACCCTAAGCTTTGGACACCTGAAACACCACATTTATATCAGGCTCAAATCCAGGTGTTAAAAGCCGGGAAAGTGCTTGACGATGCGACAACCTATTTTGGTATCCGCTCTATAAAATTTACTGCTGAAAATGGATTTCAGCTTAATGGAAAAACAGTGAAGATCAATGGTGGATGTGTACATCACGATAATGGCTGCCTGGGCGCTGCGGCTTTTGACCGTGCAGAACAGCGTAAAGTGGAGTTGCTTAAAGCAGGTGGTTTTAATGCTGTTCGGACTTCCCATAATCCACCATCAGAAGCATTTCTTGATGCCTGCGATAAACTGGGCCTGCTGGTAATGGACGAATCGTTCGATTGCTGGAAAATTGGAAAAAACAATAACGACTATGCTAAGCGTTTTAACAAGTGGTGGCAGCGAGATTTAGAAGCAATGGTATTGCGCGATCGTAACCATCCTTCGGTTTTTATGTGGAGCATAGGCAATGAAATACCCGAGCGGGCAGATCCGGAAGCCGTGAAAACTGCACAAATGCTTTCTGATGCCTTAAAAAAAATAGATAATACCCGCCCAGTTACCTCTGCAATTGTAAATAATGGTAAAAACTGGAATGTGTTTGATCCACTAATGGCGGTACATGATGTTGCCGGTTATAATTATAACCTGCATAGTGCTCCTGACGATCATAAAAGAGTGCCTTCGCGTATCATCGTTCAAACCGAATCCTATCCCAGAGACGCATTTGCCAATTGGAAACTGGTACAGGAAAACAATTATGTAATAGGAGATTTTGTTTGGACAGCCATGGATTACCTGGGTGAGTCGGGCATCGGGCGCTGGTATTATTCAGGTGATGTACCCGGCGAGCACTGGGAGAATAGTTTTTTTCCTAATCATGGCGCTTACTGCGGCGATATAGATCTGATTGGTTGGAGAAAACCCATTTCTCATTACCGGAGCATGCTGTATAACAATAACGAAAAACTTTATATGGCAGTTCGCGAACCAGCTCCTGAGCCTTTAGAAATCAAAGAAACCTTATGGTCGGTATGGCCAACCTGGGAAAGCTGGAACTGGCCTGGTTTTGAAGGAAAAACAGTTAAGGTTGAAGTATATTCAAAATACCAGAAAGTAAGATTATACCTGAATGACAAATTAATAGGAGAACAGGCAACTACCCTCACTCAACAGTTTAAGGCTACTTTTCAGGTTCCATATGCTCCTGGTTTGCTTAAGGCTGTAGGTGTGGAAAATGATAAAGAAACAGGAGTGGCCATTCTGCAAACAGCGGGCGATCCCGCAAAAATAAATCTAAGGGCAGACCGGATAGAAATATTGGCCAATGGACAGGATTTATCATACATCACCATTGAAATAACGGATAAAAACGGAACACTCACACCAAATGCAGTAAATCGCCTGCATTTTAATATTGAAGGGCTAGGTGTGATTGCCGGAGTAGATAATGCTGACTTGAAAGACTATGAACAATATGTAGGTAATAGCCGTAAAGCATGGCATGGGCGGGCGCTGGTTGTCATTAGAAGCGGCCGTCGTGAAGGTGATATTAAACTTACAGTTACTTCTGCAGGTTTACCTGCGGAAACTTTAATTATCAAAACAGCTGTTAAGGATTTAAGCCACAACAATTAA
- a CDS encoding beta-galactosidase, producing MVKKTIPLILLTLLISIIKVKSQETSHFFSEKDLITTGIYYYPEHWKESQWERDIKKISDMGYEFVHLAEFAWFKMEPEEGKFDFAWLDKVVGLCVKYKLKVLMCTPSATTPAWMRTDYPETFIMDGHYTRAEHGTRGLASIVNPRYRLFVEKIVAEMARRYGQNKDVIGWQLDNEPDAKPDYSASSQEAFRQWLKKRYKTVDALNEAWGTAFWSQWYNSFEQVMIHNTNLVGWWGNNPHALLDFKRYCADAQAEFLDFQAAILRNHISKQQYITTNYTAVSTGSDPVRTKKLDFAAYTAYPNGGSDNIGELGFRLGDSRVILFASAYYKQLGGVSGVMEIQPGPVNWGSYNPLLLPGTVRMWLYHSFAAGGKLACSYRFRQILYGAEQYHSGVIQTDGVTPSPGGEEYMQFMKEIKELRKQYRPGVKMPEKLATRSTAILWNLENYWTIDRQKQTTQWDTWNYPVKFMEIAKSLGAPVDVIPETADLSKYKVVIVPAYEMVDSALVKKWNSYVTDGGHLIITCRTATKNRMGHFWEGKLAAPISGLIGAQVTATDMLSVYGKGDVLMNEKHYDWNNWSDLLLPNQGTEILASYDNQFYKGKAAVTKRKVGKGTVTYIGVATDNSELEKDLLRDIYIQAGATVENYPPGVFVYWRDGFYMAVNYSSANYTMGIPETSKILIGEKILKPAGILVWKE from the coding sequence ATGGTAAAAAAAACTATCCCACTTATCCTGTTAACACTACTTATTTCGATAATAAAGGTGAAATCGCAGGAAACCAGCCATTTTTTTTCTGAAAAAGACCTGATCACTACCGGGATATACTATTATCCCGAACATTGGAAGGAAAGCCAGTGGGAGCGCGATATCAAAAAGATTTCGGATATGGGCTACGAGTTTGTCCACCTTGCAGAATTCGCCTGGTTTAAAATGGAGCCTGAAGAAGGGAAGTTTGATTTTGCCTGGCTCGATAAGGTAGTGGGGCTTTGTGTTAAATATAAGCTTAAAGTGCTGATGTGCACGCCCTCGGCAACTACGCCAGCCTGGATGCGGACAGATTATCCTGAAACTTTTATCATGGATGGGCACTATACCCGCGCTGAGCACGGAACGCGCGGACTCGCTTCAATCGTTAACCCCAGGTATCGCTTATTCGTCGAAAAAATTGTAGCTGAAATGGCCAGGCGTTACGGGCAGAACAAAGATGTAATTGGGTGGCAGCTCGATAACGAACCCGATGCCAAACCCGATTACAGTGCATCCTCGCAGGAAGCTTTCAGGCAATGGCTAAAAAAAAGATATAAAACTGTCGATGCTTTAAATGAAGCCTGGGGTACAGCTTTCTGGAGCCAGTGGTACAACAGCTTTGAACAGGTTATGATCCATAATACCAATCTGGTGGGCTGGTGGGGGAATAATCCGCACGCCCTGCTCGATTTTAAGCGCTATTGTGCAGACGCCCAGGCCGAATTTCTCGATTTCCAGGCCGCCATCCTGCGCAACCATATTTCAAAGCAGCAGTATATTACCACCAACTATACTGCGGTTTCCACAGGTTCTGATCCTGTGCGAACAAAAAAACTCGATTTTGCTGCCTATACTGCTTATCCTAACGGTGGCAGCGATAATATTGGTGAACTTGGATTCAGGCTGGGAGATAGCAGGGTAATCCTTTTTGCATCAGCATATTATAAACAGCTTGGTGGTGTATCTGGCGTGATGGAAATTCAGCCTGGCCCGGTAAATTGGGGAAGCTATAACCCGCTTCTTTTACCCGGAACAGTGCGCATGTGGTTGTACCATTCGTTTGCTGCAGGTGGAAAGCTTGCCTGCTCTTACCGCTTCCGGCAAATTTTATACGGTGCCGAACAATACCACTCGGGCGTTATACAAACAGACGGGGTAACACCTTCGCCAGGTGGAGAGGAATATATGCAGTTCATGAAAGAGATAAAAGAGTTACGAAAACAATATAGACCAGGCGTTAAAATGCCCGAAAAACTCGCCACACGCTCAACAGCTATTCTCTGGAACTTGGAAAATTACTGGACTATCGACAGGCAAAAACAGACCACGCAGTGGGATACATGGAATTACCCCGTTAAGTTTATGGAAATAGCGAAATCTTTAGGTGCTCCTGTTGATGTAATACCTGAAACTGCCGATCTGTCTAAATATAAGGTGGTCATAGTTCCTGCTTACGAAATGGTAGATTCTGCTTTGGTAAAGAAATGGAACAGTTATGTAACGGATGGCGGACATTTGATTATAACTTGCCGTACAGCAACCAAAAACCGCATGGGGCATTTCTGGGAGGGTAAACTGGCCGCACCGATTTCCGGACTTATTGGAGCTCAGGTTACCGCAACGGATATGCTTTCTGTTTACGGTAAAGGAGATGTTCTGATGAACGAAAAACACTACGATTGGAACAATTGGTCCGATTTGCTACTGCCCAATCAGGGTACAGAGATTCTGGCGAGCTATGACAACCAGTTTTACAAGGGAAAGGCAGCTGTTACTAAACGCAAAGTCGGCAAAGGAACGGTTACCTACATCGGCGTTGCAACTGATAATAGCGAATTGGAAAAGGATTTATTACGTGATATTTATATCCAGGCAGGAGCAACCGTTGAAAATTATCCGCCAGGCGTATTTGTTTATTGGAGAGATGGATTTTACATGGCGGTAAATTATTCTTCAGCTAACTACACCATGGGTATACCAGAAACTTCAAAGATTTTAATTGGTGAAAAAATACTGAAGCCGGCAGGCATATTGGTTTGGAAAGAATAA
- a CDS encoding hybrid sensor histidine kinase/response regulator transcription factor — protein MSRFLAFICALILYIPLSAQENVYQFSHLDIANGLSDNQVNAIYKDKRGFMWFGTMAGLNRYDGHEFKVFKHSSKDTSSIPNGYVVGIFEGPEQQLWIASNGSYSIYDPSTEKFERFQDKHFKKYKIPGGYLRAVRANSSGMLYFYVENQGIFRYDHKSGTTIKYTQNRGALNSLSGDQVSDFIDDEKGNLWVIYTNGIIKKFNLKLRRVTNTYLAINKRFGGQINSFNLNFDSEGNIYIYSRGNPFGLYYFNASNNTFAYFGKKQDHSGLSSNNVSQVIEGEDGKIWIGTDHGGINILDKHTNRLTYILNKEGDLRGLSDNSIGTLYKDNDGIVWVGTYKRGICYYHKSIYKFPLNQYLTGKNALNEDVNSFVEDNKGNLWIGTNGAGLLYLNRTTGQIKRYRNNPASSNSLSSDIVISLTIDHSGILWIGTYLGGLDCFDGKKFTNFKHSTEDPQSISDNRIYALLADAANRLWVGTLNGGLDWLDTRTGKFKHFNPSVKNTLNAYVVTCLYGDRNKNLWVGTTDGVSVLDGKTSRFRHLKNNSKDTNSLIQGVVNSITEDSRGWIWIGTREGISIYHPATGKFTNLIEDVGLPENTVLTLVEDEDRNIWYSSLKGLYKIAVIPAGKTYTFRYSKYNKWDGLQNTQFNINAVGKTRSSELIFGGPNGFNIFRAGQIKSSEFPSALVMTDLEVFYHKVSVGEKINGHIILPETITALKNLKLSYKENIFSVQFALLNYFNPKKIIYKYNLEGFDKRWLTVPSESRKATFTNLDPGNYTLHVRAFNENETSPLAETQLKITILPPFWRTIWAYIGYVLAFGCLLLFIRSRGINKLRREFALVQERIQARQLREQDRKEAERLRELDLLKIKFLTNLSHEFRTPISLILAPVDKLLTESKEKEGYGQLAMVKRNARRLLNLVNQLLDFRKMEEQELRLNNSEGEIISFIKDATDSFYDLAERKQINFTFETTVEKLYVSYDQDKVERILFNLLSNAFKFTPSGGKVSVTLQMLPHLEQDDRISLEIKVADSGIGIPEDKQEKIFERFFQNETSSSILNQGSGIGLSITKEFVKMQGGEITVQSKPGLGTCFIVHLNLTPVAFPGLEQKHPVEVEAELPNALQDKKEPVDKRQHIKNAPLVLLVEDNDDFRFYLKDNLGLFYNIVEASNGKEGWQKALALHPNLIVSDISMPEMNGKELCIKLKSDERTKHIPIILLTALTAEEEQLKGLETGANDYMTKPFNFEILHSKIKNLLTLHQTFKKTYSRQVSMSSPEMEIESDDVKFLNTALLYIEENLHNSQLSVEDLSSYMAMSRVSLYKKCLRVTGKTPVDFIRSVKLEKAAVLLEKSSKTISEICYMVGFSTPNYFAKAFKAQYHVLPSEYIAEKRNLH, from the coding sequence ATGTCCCGGTTTTTAGCCTTTATCTGCGCACTTATATTATATATCCCCCTTTCCGCGCAGGAAAATGTATATCAGTTTTCCCATCTTGATATTGCTAACGGCCTGTCAGATAACCAGGTAAATGCGATATATAAAGACAAAAGAGGTTTTATGTGGTTTGGCACCATGGCTGGTCTTAACCGGTATGACGGACATGAATTTAAGGTATTTAAGCATAGTTCGAAAGATACTTCAAGCATTCCTAATGGTTATGTTGTAGGTATTTTTGAAGGGCCTGAACAGCAGTTATGGATTGCCTCAAATGGCAGTTATAGCATTTATGACCCCTCTACTGAAAAGTTTGAACGGTTTCAGGATAAACACTTTAAAAAATATAAAATCCCCGGTGGGTACCTACGGGCGGTACGGGCCAATAGTAGTGGTATGCTCTATTTCTATGTCGAAAACCAGGGCATTTTTCGTTACGATCATAAAAGCGGTACAACCATTAAATATACCCAAAATCGCGGTGCATTAAATTCGCTGTCTGGTGATCAGGTAAGCGATTTTATTGATGATGAAAAAGGCAACTTATGGGTGATTTACACTAATGGCATTATTAAAAAATTTAATTTAAAACTGCGTAGGGTAACAAACACGTACTTAGCTATAAACAAGCGTTTTGGTGGACAAATCAATTCTTTTAACCTGAATTTTGATTCTGAAGGCAATATTTATATCTACAGCAGAGGCAATCCGTTTGGCCTGTATTACTTTAACGCATCCAATAATACATTCGCTTATTTTGGAAAAAAACAAGATCATTCGGGATTAAGTTCAAATAATGTAAGCCAGGTAATTGAGGGCGAAGACGGGAAAATTTGGATAGGAACCGATCATGGCGGGATTAATATTTTAGATAAGCATACTAACCGGTTAACTTATATCTTAAACAAAGAAGGTGATTTAAGGGGATTAAGCGATAATAGTATAGGCACTTTATATAAAGATAATGATGGGATAGTCTGGGTTGGAACCTATAAAAGAGGGATCTGTTACTACCATAAGAGCATTTACAAATTTCCGTTAAATCAGTACCTAACAGGTAAAAATGCTTTAAATGAAGATGTTAATTCTTTTGTAGAGGATAATAAAGGTAACCTGTGGATAGGAACAAACGGTGCAGGCCTGTTGTATTTAAACAGAACTACCGGCCAAATAAAAAGATACCGTAATAATCCTGCCAGTAGTAACTCATTAAGCAGTGATATTGTGATAAGCCTAACAATTGATCATTCAGGTATTTTATGGATTGGTACCTATTTAGGAGGGCTTGATTGTTTCGATGGGAAGAAGTTCACAAATTTTAAGCACAGCACGGAAGATCCCCAGAGTATTTCAGATAACCGTATTTATGCCTTGTTGGCAGACGCTGCTAACCGGCTCTGGGTTGGTACATTAAACGGCGGGCTTGATTGGTTGGACACAAGAACCGGAAAATTCAAACACTTTAACCCTTCAGTTAAAAATACATTAAATGCTTATGTGGTTACTTGTTTGTATGGAGATAGAAACAAGAATCTCTGGGTTGGTACCACCGATGGAGTTAGTGTTCTTGATGGAAAAACCTCCAGGTTCAGACATTTAAAAAATAACAGTAAAGATACCAACTCGCTAATACAAGGTGTTGTAAATTCAATCACCGAAGATAGCAGAGGATGGATATGGATAGGCACAAGGGAAGGGATAAGTATATACCATCCTGCAACAGGAAAGTTTACTAATTTAATCGAAGATGTTGGCTTGCCAGAAAATACAGTGCTTACGCTTGTTGAGGATGAGGATCGGAATATCTGGTACAGTTCGTTGAAAGGGCTTTATAAAATAGCGGTAATTCCCGCTGGTAAAACCTATACATTCAGATATAGTAAATACAATAAATGGGATGGGCTGCAAAATACGCAGTTTAATATTAATGCCGTAGGTAAAACAAGATCCAGTGAATTAATTTTTGGAGGCCCTAACGGCTTCAATATTTTCAGGGCAGGGCAGATTAAAAGCAGCGAATTTCCTTCAGCATTGGTCATGACCGATTTAGAGGTGTTTTACCATAAGGTGAGTGTTGGCGAGAAAATAAATGGTCACATTATTCTACCCGAAACAATTACAGCCCTCAAAAATTTAAAGCTGAGTTATAAAGAGAATATTTTTTCAGTTCAGTTTGCACTGCTCAACTACTTCAATCCTAAAAAAATAATCTACAAATACAACCTAGAAGGATTCGACAAACGCTGGCTTACGGTGCCTTCAGAAAGCAGAAAAGCAACCTTTACAAATCTTGACCCTGGCAATTATACGCTCCATGTAAGGGCTTTTAACGAAAATGAGACATCGCCTTTAGCCGAGACTCAGCTAAAAATCACCATTTTACCTCCATTTTGGCGTACAATATGGGCATATATCGGGTATGTTTTAGCATTTGGCTGCCTTTTATTGTTTATCCGAAGCAGAGGGATCAATAAACTAAGACGGGAGTTTGCCCTGGTGCAGGAAAGAATCCAGGCCCGACAATTGCGTGAGCAGGACCGTAAAGAGGCTGAGCGGCTACGGGAACTCGACCTTTTAAAAATTAAATTTTTAACCAACCTGAGCCATGAGTTCAGAACCCCTATTTCATTAATCCTGGCACCTGTTGATAAGCTCTTGACAGAATCCAAAGAAAAGGAGGGCTACGGCCAGCTTGCTATGGTAAAGCGAAATGCAAGGCGGTTATTGAACCTGGTGAACCAGCTCCTCGATTTTCGTAAAATGGAAGAGCAGGAACTGAGGTTGAACAATAGTGAGGGCGAAATTATATCTTTCATTAAAGATGCCACAGATTCTTTTTATGACCTGGCAGAACGGAAACAGATTAATTTTACTTTTGAAACCACAGTTGAAAAACTTTACGTGTCGTATGATCAGGATAAAGTAGAGCGGATACTGTTCAACCTGCTTTCGAATGCATTTAAATTTACGCCATCAGGCGGAAAAGTTAGTGTAACGCTACAAATGTTACCTCATCTGGAACAAGATGACAGGATTTCTCTGGAAATAAAGGTGGCAGATTCGGGTATTGGTATTCCAGAAGATAAACAGGAAAAAATATTCGAACGTTTTTTTCAAAATGAAACTTCTTCATCTATTCTGAACCAGGGATCGGGCATTGGACTTTCCATCACCAAAGAATTTGTAAAAATGCAGGGGGGCGAAATAACCGTACAAAGTAAGCCGGGTTTGGGGACTTGTTTTATTGTACACCTAAATCTTACGCCTGTTGCATTTCCAGGACTGGAACAAAAGCATCCGGTAGAAGTAGAAGCTGAACTTCCAAATGCCCTGCAGGATAAAAAAGAACCTGTTGATAAACGTCAGCATATAAAAAATGCACCATTGGTGTTGTTAGTTGAGGATAACGACGATTTTAGGTTTTACCTGAAAGATAACCTGGGCCTTTTTTATAATATAGTAGAGGCTTCAAACGGTAAGGAAGGATGGCAAAAGGCACTCGCACTGCATCCGAACCTGATTGTTTCTGATATCAGCATGCCGGAAATGAATGGTAAAGAACTGTGCATTAAATTAAAATCAGACGAGCGGACAAAGCACATCCCGATTATCCTGTTAACGGCTTTAACTGCCGAGGAGGAACAATTGAAGGGGTTGGAAACCGGGGCAAACGATTATATGACCAAGCCCTTTAATTTCGAAATTTTACACTCAAAGATCAAGAACCTGCTCACGCTGCACCAGACCTTTAAAAAAACTTATTCCAGACAGGTCAGCATGTCATCACCAGAAATGGAAATCGAATCAGACGATGTGAAATTCCTGAATACGGCATTGCTTTACATTGAAGAAAACCTTCATAATTCCCAGTTATCCGTAGAAGATTTGAGCAGCTATATGGCCATGAGCAGGGTATCGCTCTACAAAAAATGCCTAAGGGTTACGGGTAAAACCCCTGTTGACTTTATCAGATCCGTTAAACTCGAAAAAGCGGCAGTTTTACTGGAAAAAAGCAGTAAAACCATATCCGAAATATGCTATATGGTTGGTTTTAGTACCCCTAATTATTTTGCCAAAGCATTCAAAGCACAATACCATGTACTCCCTTCAGAGTATATCGCAGAAAAACGGAATCTGCATTAA